One Sanguibacter sp. HDW7 DNA window includes the following coding sequences:
- a CDS encoding acyltransferase family protein, with translation MNPALPAPALPGDTDPAPTGPGPAALAPTDLDRVPSGDAPVPESPARRPRDPWADNARLVAATLIVVMHLLEPVLARSESATALYWATWPLRVPLFVLVAGYFSDARPLDDRRTVTLLRNVLGVYLVWDAIAFLRRGIVDDLWRYEPTYPAFGMWFLLALFWWRLSLPLLARVRGAGVLVCLLALGAGFMPQLGQAMAGSRTFVYLPLFWLGWWLRQRGARDLLGTTRARLVGAGLLAVSVLGMLALSQRHGRGTLRFAGAYAGGWEHQVGEAGLRGLVLALGVLGALGALALVPTTRMRWWTTLGAGSMTVYVVHPLLVQHAKSLGLFDAVHRPVDLVGLAVLGVVLSMVLASPAVRGVLRPLVQPRGTWWVAKPPGAER, from the coding sequence GTGAACCCCGCTCTTCCAGCGCCCGCTCTCCCTGGCGACACCGACCCGGCGCCTACGGGCCCTGGACCCGCAGCCCTGGCGCCCACGGACCTCGACCGGGTGCCCTCCGGCGACGCTCCGGTGCCCGAGAGCCCTGCACGACGTCCGCGTGACCCGTGGGCCGACAACGCGCGTCTCGTCGCCGCGACACTCATCGTCGTCATGCATCTTCTCGAGCCGGTCCTCGCTCGCTCCGAGAGCGCGACCGCCCTCTACTGGGCGACGTGGCCGCTGCGCGTGCCGCTGTTCGTGCTCGTCGCCGGGTACTTCTCCGACGCCAGGCCGCTCGACGACCGCAGGACCGTCACCCTGCTGCGCAACGTCCTCGGTGTCTATCTCGTGTGGGACGCGATCGCGTTCCTGCGCCGGGGGATCGTCGACGACCTGTGGCGGTACGAGCCGACCTACCCCGCGTTCGGCATGTGGTTCCTGCTCGCCCTCTTCTGGTGGCGGCTCTCGTTGCCGCTGCTCGCCCGCGTGCGCGGGGCGGGCGTGCTCGTGTGCCTGCTCGCGCTCGGGGCCGGGTTCATGCCGCAGCTCGGTCAGGCGATGGCGGGCTCGCGGACGTTCGTGTACCTGCCGTTGTTCTGGCTCGGCTGGTGGCTGCGGCAGCGCGGTGCGCGGGACCTTCTCGGCACGACGCGTGCACGTCTCGTCGGGGCGGGGCTGCTCGCCGTGTCGGTCCTCGGGATGCTTGCGCTGTCCCAGCGTCACGGGCGCGGGACCCTGAGGTTCGCCGGCGCCTACGCGGGCGGCTGGGAGCATCAGGTCGGCGAGGCTGGGCTGCGCGGGCTCGTGCTCGCTCTCGGGGTCCTCGGTGCGCTGGGTGCGCTCGCGCTCGTCCCGACGACGAGGATGCGCTGGTGGACGACGCTCGGTGCCGGGTCGATGACCGTGTACGTCGTCCACCCGCTGCTCGTGCAGCATGCGAAGAGCCTCGGCCTGTTCGACGCCGTGCACCGGCCGGTCGACCTCGTCGGGCTCGCCGTCCTCGGTGTCGTGCTGAGCATGGTGCTCGCGAGCCCGGCCGTGCGCGGCGTCCTCAGACCTCTCGTGCAGCCGCGTGGCACCTGGTGGGTCGCGAAGCCGCCGGGCGCTGAACGTTAG
- a CDS encoding acyl-CoA carboxylase subunit epsilon, with protein MSIVTNDIPGVRVVRGAPDDLELVALVAGLASTTTTDEPDDAEPAAPVWGRDRGIRGARSFGTSDDAWRWSTRS; from the coding sequence GTGAGCATCGTGACCAACGACATCCCTGGGGTCCGCGTCGTCCGAGGCGCGCCAGACGACCTCGAGCTCGTCGCTCTCGTCGCGGGGCTCGCCTCGACGACGACAACCGACGAGCCCGACGACGCCGAACCCGCCGCGCCCGTCTGGGGCCGGGACCGAGGCATTCGTGGCGCTCGGTCCTTCGGCACGTCGGACGACGCCTGGCGCTGGAGCACGCGCAGCTAA
- a CDS encoding acyl-CoA carboxylase subunit beta, protein MRRTAPPGAVRPTLGRVTETSRTAAKLDDLRARRHAAIDDHEAVAREKQHPRGKKTARERIEALLDEGSFIELDAFATHRSTNFGLDKRKIAGDGVVVGHGTIDGRQVCIYSQDFTTFGGSLGEVHGQKITKVQDLALRTGVPIIGISDGGGARIQEGVAALTQFAEIFRRNVAASGVVPQISLILGPSAGGAVYSPALTDFIVMADGTSNMFITGPDVIRSVTGEDVGFEELGGARTHNERSGVAHFMGADEDDAIDYVRHLVGFLPQNNLSDAPSFAEDADLGTTDEDLELDTLIPDSDNQPYDMRTVVEHVLDDGDLLEVQPMFAPNVLVGFGRVEGRAVGIVANQPMQMAGTLDIAAAEKAARFVRTCDAFNIPVLTFVDVPGFLPGTDQEWDGIIRRGAKLIFAYAEATVPLVTVITRKAYGGAYIVMGSKQLGADVNLAWPTAQIAVMGSGGAVNILQRGALKKVAEAGGDVEAERQRLTDEYEDAIVNPWDAAARGYVDDVIEPSTTRVQIVRALRALRTKRASLPAKKHGNIPL, encoded by the coding sequence ATGAGACGTACGGCTCCGCCGGGCGCCGTTCGCCCTACCCTCGGAAGAGTGACCGAGACCTCCCGTACCGCCGCCAAGCTCGACGACCTCCGCGCCCGCCGGCACGCCGCGATCGACGACCACGAGGCCGTCGCCCGCGAGAAGCAGCACCCGCGCGGCAAGAAGACTGCCCGCGAGCGCATCGAGGCGCTGCTCGACGAGGGCAGCTTCATCGAGCTCGACGCCTTCGCGACCCACCGTTCGACGAACTTCGGCCTCGACAAGCGCAAGATCGCGGGCGACGGCGTCGTCGTCGGGCACGGCACGATCGACGGCCGCCAGGTCTGCATCTACTCGCAGGACTTCACCACGTTCGGCGGGTCCCTCGGCGAGGTCCACGGCCAGAAGATCACGAAGGTCCAGGACCTCGCGCTGCGCACGGGCGTGCCGATCATCGGCATCTCCGACGGCGGCGGCGCGCGCATCCAGGAGGGCGTCGCGGCGCTCACGCAGTTCGCGGAGATCTTCCGACGCAACGTCGCGGCGTCGGGCGTCGTCCCGCAGATCTCGCTCATCCTCGGCCCGTCGGCCGGCGGCGCCGTCTACTCCCCCGCACTCACGGACTTCATCGTCATGGCGGACGGCACGTCGAACATGTTCATCACGGGCCCGGACGTCATCCGGTCCGTCACGGGCGAGGACGTCGGCTTCGAGGAGCTCGGCGGCGCGCGCACGCACAACGAGCGTTCCGGCGTCGCGCACTTCATGGGAGCCGACGAGGACGACGCGATCGACTACGTCCGCCACCTCGTCGGTTTCCTCCCGCAGAACAACCTCTCGGACGCCCCGTCGTTCGCGGAGGATGCGGACCTCGGGACGACGGACGAGGACCTCGAGCTCGACACGCTCATCCCCGACTCGGACAACCAGCCGTACGACATGCGCACGGTCGTCGAGCACGTCCTCGACGACGGCGATCTGCTCGAGGTCCAGCCGATGTTCGCACCCAACGTCCTCGTCGGCTTCGGCCGGGTCGAGGGCCGCGCGGTCGGCATCGTCGCCAACCAGCCCATGCAGATGGCCGGCACGCTCGACATCGCTGCGGCCGAGAAGGCCGCGCGATTCGTCCGGACGTGCGACGCGTTCAACATCCCCGTCCTCACGTTCGTCGACGTGCCGGGCTTCCTGCCGGGCACCGACCAGGAGTGGGACGGCATCATCCGTCGCGGCGCGAAGCTCATCTTCGCGTACGCGGAGGCCACGGTCCCGCTCGTCACCGTCATCACGCGCAAGGCCTACGGCGGCGCGTACATCGTCATGGGTTCCAAGCAGCTCGGCGCAGACGTCAACCTCGCGTGGCCGACCGCCCAGATCGCCGTCATGGGCTCGGGCGGCGCTGTGAACATCCTCCAGCGCGGCGCCCTCAAGAAGGTCGCGGAGGCCGGCGGCGACGTCGAGGCCGAGCGCCAGCGCCTCACCGACGAGTACGAGGACGCGATCGTCAACCCGTGGGACGCGGCCGCGCGCGGCTACGTCGACGACGTCATCGAGCCGTCGACGACGCGCGTGCAGATCGTGCGCGCCCTGCGGGCGCTTCGCACCAAGCGCGCCTCCCTCCCCGCCAAGAAGCATGGGAACATCCCCCTGTGA